A region from the Haliaeetus albicilla chromosome 16, bHalAlb1.1, whole genome shotgun sequence genome encodes:
- the E2F2 gene encoding transcription factor E2F2 isoform X2, which translates to MRDVLGGTLWDSPAWEQAKRKLDLEGPEFRTPKGKGRTFTQVPSPRTPKSPGEKTRYDTSLGLLTKKFIRLLSESPDGVVDLNRAAEVLEVQKRRIYDITNVLEGIQLIRKKSKNNIQWMGTGIFEDAAVTAKQQALRGQLAELARTERTLDQLLQDCALQLRQLADYEDNQRLAYVTYQDLRTISNFQEQTVIAVKAPPETQLEVPDFSEDNLQLHLKSTNGPIEVYLCPEEITEESPTKDHGVPSATASPQDHAIPPSLLNSPSPAPQPPHAVPQSWGGTGTPSSPPSLPLTIPGEPSSLLEVEAGLLGSPPHLLQQTEDQLPCTLSHLDSGPFVTFSPPLEQDDYLWGLEGEGVSDLFEAYDLGDLLKP; encoded by the exons TCGTACGCCCAAGGGGAAGGGCAGGACGTTTACGCaggtccccagccccagga CCCCCAAGTCTCCTGGGGAGAAGACTCGCTACGACACCTCGCTGGGGCTGCTCACCAAAAAATTTATCCGTTTGCTGAGCGAGTCGCCCGATGGCGTCGTGGATCTCAACCGAGCGGCCGAGGTGCTGGAGGTCCAGAAACGTCGCATCTACGACATCACCAACGTGCTGGAGGGCATCCAGCTCATCCGCAAGAAGTCCAAGAACAACATCCAGTGGAT ggggacggggatcTTTGAGGATGCGGCGGTGACGGCGAAGCAGCAGGCGCTGCGGGGGCAGCTGGCCGAGCTGGCCAGGACGGAGAGGACGCTGGACCAGCTCCTGCAGGACTGTGCCCTGCAGCTCCGGCAGCTGGCTGACTATGAAGACAACCAGAG GCTGGCGTACGTCACCTACCAGGACCTCCGCACCATCAGCAACTTCCAGGAGCAGACGGTGATCGCCGTGAAGGCTCCCCCGGAGACGCAACTGGAGGTGCCGGATTTCAGTGAG gaCAACCTCCAGCTCCACCTGAAGAGCACCAACGGCCCCATCGAGGTGTACCTCTGCCCGGAGGAGATCACGGAGGAGAGCCCCACCAAGGACCACGGTGTCCCCTCTGCCACCGCCTCCCCACAGGACCATGCCATACCCCCTTCCCTgctgaacagccccagcccagccccgcaACCGCCCCACGCCGTcccccagagctgggggggcaCGGGAaccccctcctcacccccatCTCTGCCTCTCACCATCCCAGGGGAGCCCAGCTCACTGCTGGAGGTAGaggctgggctcctgggctcACCCCCGCACCTCCTGCAGCAGACGGAGGACCAGCTGCCCTGTACCCTCTCCCACCTGGACTCGGGACCCTTCGTCACCTTCTCTCCCCCCCTGGAACAGGATGACTATCTCTGGGGGCTGGAGGGCGAGGGCGTCAGTGACCTCTTTGAAGCGTACGACTTGGGGGACCTGCTGAAGCCCtga